A single genomic interval of Labrus mixtus chromosome 6, fLabMix1.1, whole genome shotgun sequence harbors:
- the LOC132976091 gene encoding putative uncharacterized protein FLJ46204, whose product MKAHTHTHTHTHTHTHTHTHTHTHTDTPTFAPSKLTSLNTVSHPAVPLQTPTHHPFLQSPTHHPTPPLHSTLLQTPSPLSTLCSTKKKNIFEGKTDEHVLAHTHTHTHTHTHTHTHTHTHTHTHTHTHTHTHTHTHTHTHTHTHITCLHTNPKLWHYTHHNSVTGPNSNLPKC is encoded by the exons atgaaggcacacacacacacacacacacacacacacacacacacacacacacacacacacacacacacacacacagatacccCCACCTTTGCTCCCTCCAAACTCACATCCTTAAACACAGTCAGCCATCCAGCCGTGCCCCTGCAGACTCCCACCCATCATCCCTTCCTTCAGTCCCCCACCCATCACCCCACTCCTCCCCTTCACAGCACCCTTCTCCAGACACCCAGTCCTTTGTCCACACTCtgctccacaaaaaaaaaaaacatatttgaggGCAAAACAGATGAACATGTGTTG gcacacacacacacacacacacacacacacacacacacacacacacacacacacacacacacacacacacacacacacacacacacacacacacacacacacacacacacacacacacacacacacacacacatcacttgcCTCCACACAAATCCTAAATTATGGCATTATACACATCATAATTCAGTCACAGGCCCAAACAGTAATCTCCCCAAATGCTAG